One genomic segment of Candidatus Limnocylindrales bacterium includes these proteins:
- a CDS encoding R3H domain-containing nucleic acid-binding protein, with the protein MQAEGWNEIFKKLLENRIVSDKIATLQSKKETDEPEFAIIDLSESDFPDLYKFIQDKRDLVLSISYTKTEVKNPRILYRLVERKKGKPSQPYYFPAFDYSKEPPAGLLNVLTSSQDRLLDQIEKQIIEFMGLALTELHLPPTNSYIRRFEHQLASKFGLQSSSEGEGRNRHVVIRKNP; encoded by the coding sequence GTGCAGGCAGAGGGATGGAATGAAATTTTTAAGAAGCTTCTTGAAAATAGAATTGTCTCCGACAAGATAGCCACACTTCAGAGTAAAAAGGAGACCGATGAACCAGAATTTGCGATCATCGATCTGTCCGAATCAGATTTTCCAGATTTGTATAAATTCATCCAGGACAAAAGAGATTTGGTTCTTTCCATTTCCTACACTAAGACGGAGGTGAAAAATCCCCGGATTCTTTACAGGCTGGTGGAGAGAAAAAAAGGAAAACCATCACAACCCTATTACTTTCCGGCGTTTGATTATTCTAAAGAACCTCCTGCCGGGCTTTTAAATGTTTTGACCAGTTCGCAGGATAGATTACTGGATCAGATAGAAAAGCAAATCATAGAATTTATGGGGTTAGCTCTTACCGAACTTCACCTGCCTCCCACTAACAGTTATATCCGAAGATTCGAGCATCAACTGGCTTCAAAATTTGGCTTGCAGAGTTCTTCAGAAGGGGAGGGTCGGAATCGACATGTGGTTATTCGTAAGAATCCCTGA
- a CDS encoding trypsin-like peptidase domain-containing protein has translation MKKTPQEGTRQNTQESGVPLEKIEDPATEIITRVYELVSPSVVNIIATTLEVNFFWQEIIPQRGQGSGFIIDRRGYILTNNHVVADAKLLEVTLIGGKKFKATLVGRDPSTDIAVIKIPESEVPRVAVIGDSDKLRVGERVIAIGNPFGLEHTVTSGIISALNRQLRLSQDSEIHRMIQTDASINPGNSGGPLINARGEVIGINTAIFSTSGGAMGIGFAIPINTAKEVAAQLIMNQRVVRPWMGIVAGFALTPELAEALELPVQEGIMISRVSRDSPADKAGLKGASRVVIVGNMRLPIGGDIILEVAGQKISGVEDLIRTIRQHKVGETIPVVVMRGNEKLTVKVTLEESPENIEER, from the coding sequence CTCCCCAGGAGGGGACCCGGCAGAATACCCAAGAATCCGGAGTACCTCTGGAAAAGATCGAGGATCCGGCCACCGAAATTATTACCCGGGTGTACGAGTTGGTATCCCCTTCGGTTGTGAACATTATAGCTACCACCCTTGAAGTCAATTTCTTCTGGCAGGAAATAATCCCCCAACGGGGGCAGGGTTCCGGATTTATCATAGACCGAAGGGGATATATTCTCACGAATAATCATGTTGTAGCCGATGCTAAGCTTTTGGAAGTTACACTGATCGGAGGAAAGAAATTTAAGGCCACGTTAGTTGGAAGGGATCCCAGCACGGACATAGCCGTAATCAAGATACCGGAATCTGAGGTGCCCAGAGTTGCAGTAATCGGAGATTCCGACAAACTTCGGGTAGGAGAGCGGGTTATTGCCATCGGTAATCCCTTTGGATTGGAACATACGGTAACTTCCGGGATTATCAGTGCTTTAAACCGACAACTCCGCCTCTCCCAAGATTCCGAAATACATCGAATGATCCAGACCGATGCCTCCATCAATCCAGGAAACAGTGGAGGTCCTTTGATTAACGCCAGAGGGGAAGTAATTGGAATTAATACGGCTATTTTTTCTACCAGTGGAGGAGCCATGGGAATAGGATTTGCTATTCCCATTAATACGGCCAAGGAAGTCGCAGCCCAACTAATTATGAATCAGCGGGTGGTGCGACCCTGGATGGGCATTGTGGCTGGATTCGCCTTAACCCCTGAACTGGCTGAAGCCCTGGAGCTCCCGGTTCAAGAAGGGATTATGATCAGTCGGGTATCCCGAGACAGCCCGGCCGATAAAGCAGGACTTAAAGGAGCCAGTCGGGTGGTTATAGTAGGTAACATGAGGCTTCCTATCGGGGGGGATATTATCCTGGAGGTGGCCGGACAGAAAATATCCGGTGTAGAAGATTTAATTCGTACGATCCGGCAGCATAAGGTAGGGGAAACGATTCCTGTAGTTGTTATGCGGGGTAATGAAAAACTAACCGTTAAGGTAACTTTAGAGGAAAGTCCTGAAAATATTGAAGAGAGATAA